CCACCATGAAGAAGGTGGTGTGCTTGTCCGCAGGTATATGCTTTCTGAGTGGTTTGAAGAAATTGGAGATCGGATTTTCGAATACGGATACCAAGCGCTTCGGAATGCTGTCGTCGCAGGCAACTTCGTAGGACCAGTCGAGCAGTTCCTGCCAGTCGTCGTGCACGAAGATTAGCTGCTCCCATGGGAACGCTTGTGCTAGGCGCATTTCAACTTCGACCATGATGCCAGTGGTGCCATAGGTATGGAGCGCTTTAATGGCATCGCGCTCTTCCAGCTTAATAAACTTTGGCTCGGCCTCCATTGTCATGATTGTGACCGATTTTACATTGTCCTTATAGGCGATGCCGCCGTTCCTGATCGAACCGATACCCCCCGAGCCTCCACAGAGGAAGCCACCGATGGTACTGATGATCCAGGTCGATGGCATGCAGGGCATTTCGTAGCCTTTTTCGCGGGCCGCGATCTCGATCTTGCGAATGGTCGCGCCCACTTCTGCATGCACGACGCCATCTACACTGAAGATGGTATTCATGCCCGAGATGTCGATGACCGCGCCGCCGTAGAGTGGAATTAATTGGCCGTAGTTGCCGGAGCCACCGCCGCGTACGACGAGTGGAATGTTGTGCTCATAGAGGTAGGCGACTGCCTCTTTCAGTTGCTCTTTGCTTTTGACCAGCAAGGCCACTTCAGCTCGCTTGTCTTCAAGCATCTCCTTTAATACGGGGGAATACCAGTAGAAGTCCTTTGAGTATTTTTCGGTCTTTTTGCCGGTAATTACTTGGTCTTCACCTAGAATCGCTTGTAGCGCTTCTAGGTTTTCAGTCGTGACTGAGGTACTGGTTATTGGTGTCGAATCAATTGTCATTCTGTGCTCTTAGCATAATCATTGCCATTCGGGTGCACTGCGCTCGATTTTTTTATATTGTGGTTTTGTCGGATGCGAATCGCTCGGATAAAAATGAATTTCTGCGGTGCGCTGGTATGCACTATGCTAAGCGGTGGCATGCTATCTATTCATCTATTTAATCGATTGCGGCGTGTACGTGCATTCGTTTTTCCACTACTGTTGCCGTCGCTGCTTGTGTTGCTGTTGCCTGTCAGTGTGCAGGCCGCTTATGTTGATAAGGCTGATCTGACTGGTGATTTAATTGTGGAATTAGCCAGTGACCCTGCGCAGGATTTTGTCATACAGCGGGATGCGCTCTATGATATGGGGGTGAAGACTGAAGCTGTTTATATCCCATATTTAAAGAAGACTATTCAATGCACGGTCTTGCCGCTCGCAGCTATACTTGATGCGTATCCAGAGTTTGATGCAGCATTTGCGTATTGTTACGATGGATACATGTCTTATTATACATCTGAGTTTATTGCTGAGTATGATCCTTATGTTGTACTGGACTTAGAGGGGAATGAGCGGGGGGATATGCAACTGGAAGGCACTCCCGATATGGGCCCATTTTATATTACTTTTGCGAAACAGTTGACTGCGGGGTCGGAGGAGATTCTCGACCCTGCAAATAAGCGGCCATTCGGTGTGTATAAGCTCAAACTGGGGAGTCAGGAGAGTTTAGTCGGGCCCTTGTTTGAGGCGCCCTTCGACACGATGGATGCGAACGCGCAAGCGGGTCGTGAGATCTGGATGAATAATTGCATGAGCTGCCATTCCTGGGATCCTGTGGGGCCCGGTGGTAACCTTTCTAATCGAATTGTAAAAATTGTTTCGATGCACGCGAAATATAATAAACAATATTTTCACGACTTTGTGAAAGACCCTCAAGTGACGATGCCAGATTCAAAAATGCCGAAGCATCCCCACTATAGCGATGAAACCATTGAGCAAATCCGCCAATTCCTGACCCATGTTCCCAATTAATAAATTTGAATTTTTCGGTGCCGCGCTTGCGTTGAGCACTTCACTTTTTTGTAGTTGCGCCTCTTCTGAAAAAAGCGCCAACAGCCCCGCAGTTGCTTCGGTCTCTGAATTAACACCGGTACGCGTGCAGTTGGACTGGATTTATAATGCACAGTTTGCAGGCCTGTTTCAGGCGGTCGAGCAGGGGTATTATGCCGATGTTGGCTTCGAGGTCAGTATTCTGCCAGGTGTCGGCGCGGACGAGATTAAGCTGGGCGATACGCGTGAGCCAGTCTTTAGCTTCGGTTCGACCGAGAGCAATGTGCTGATCGGCAAAGTCGCCGAAGGGGCGGATGCGGTTGCGATCGGTGCGATGTTTCAAGATAGTCCGATGGGCTGGATGTATTTGAAAGAGGGACCCATCGAATCCTTTGAGGATTTGGTCAACGTGCGCGTGGGCATTCATGCCGATGGTGCGCGAGTCATCGCTCTGCTGCTGGAGCAGCAAGGGGTGGATGCTAGTGGGCTGGAGACTTTTGCCGCTAGCTATGATCCTCAGCAGCTCTTAGATGGTAAGGCCGATGCGTTGCAATGTTACTATATCGATGAGTTTGTGAAACTGGAGCAAATGGTCGGCGATCGTGCGGGGGTTTTTCTGGCGCGTGACTATGGCTACCGTGCGTATTCGCAAGTGATGTACACCTCCGGACTGACGGCTACGGAGCATCCGCAAGTTGTGGCAGATTTTTTAGCCGCGACCAAGCGCGGATGGGAATATGCCTTCGCGCATCAGGAAGCCACGATTGATTTGATTCTTTCGAAGTATAATCCAAAGCTCGAGCGTGACTATCAGATTCGTTCGCTGGCAAAAGTTGAGGAGTTGATGGTGCCTGAGCCAGGAGCCTTATTCCGTCCGATGGACCCCGAAGTCTTGAAGGCAGGCCAAGCGCACTTGTTGAAATATGATTTGATTCCAGAAGCAGTCGATATCGATGCGCTCTTGGTGCAACAATACCTCCCTTAATGATCCCCAATGACTGAAAGTATTTTAAAAAATGCGCGTATTCCGCGCAGTCTCTCACCTTTTCCTCAAGGAGAAAGTGTACTCGTTGATTGTGATATCCGCATACAGGATGGCTTGATCACAGCTGTCGATCCCGCTGGTTCAGGCCATGCCAGTGAAGCAGCCTCGGTGAATGACTTGCAGGGGCGCATTGTGATGCCCGGCTTCTTGGATGCCCACGTGCATATCGATAAGGCCTTTACCTGGGATCGTGCACCTAATGTGCGTGGCGAGTTCTGGGATGCGATTGAATTGCTCAGCAAGGATAAGGAGAATTGGACAGCCGAAGATCTCTATCGGCGCGGGACTTTTGCGCTTCGTTGTGCTGAGGCGCACGGAAGCGTGGCGCTACGCACCCATGTCGATACGGGGCTGGATTGGGGCGAGGTCAGTCATGATGCCATGCAAACCTTACGCCAAGAATGGGCGGGCCGGATCGATTTACAGACAGTCAGTCTGTGTGGGATCGAGTCATACCTGGAACCTGCCGGTCGGCGCATTGCGGAGTGGACGCTGAAGCATCCGAACGCGCTGCTGGGAGGGATGCCGCAAATGAATCCGGACTTGGATAAACAGTTGCGCTACTTTTTCGATCTCGCAGCCGAGATGGGCGTGGGTGTTGATTTACATGTGGATGAAAATGGCAATGCCGAGGCGGAGTGTTTGCGACATATTGCTCAGATTGTTTTGGAGAAAGAATTTCCACACCCTGTCACTTGTGGCCATGTTTGTAGTTTGGCCGTGCAAGATGCGGAGCGTGCGGCATCCACGATTGATCTGGTGCGGGAAGCCGGAGTGCAGATTATTTCGCTGCCACTGTGTAATTTGTATTTGCAAGGGCGCCCTACGGAGACGGGGCACCGCGGTACGCCGCGCTGGCGCGGCGTGACACTTTTACATGAATTGCATGATGCCGGTGTGACGACGGCTTGCGCTAGCGATAATGTGCGGGACGCCTTTTACGCGTGGGGTGATTTTGATATGTTTGAAGTCTTTACGCAAAGTATTCGTATCGCTCATCTTGATACAAAACCCGCTGCAGCTTGTGCGATGGTGACTTCCGGACCAGCTGCGATTATGGGGCTTTCTCAATACGGTAAAATTGCAGTTGGCATGGATGCCCGAATGGTTGCTTTCGCGGCGAAGAGTTTTAATGAGTTACTCTCGCGCCCCAATCAAACACGCGAGTTGATCGGTTATCATTCAGATGCGAGCAGTGTGCCTGCATACGATGAGCTCTGATGCATTTGGTATACTTTTTATCTTTCGCGGCCTGAATGTGAACTTGGCTTTGATTTTGCTAAGAGGTCTGCATGATACTGATTCGACTATCTAAAATCGCGCTCGTACTCTCGGTTGCGTTCTTCCTATTCCTTGTGGTCCTTAATAATATTACTGACTACGGATCCAACTATCTCTTCGTTGAGAACGTGCTCGGCATGACGACTGTCTTTGAGGGGAATCAACTGATGTGGCGTGCGATTGATTCGCCTGCGATTCATACCATCTTTTATTTCTCAATCATTCTCTGGGAAGCATCTGCAATGGGCCTATGTATCTTTGGCGGCTATCAGTTATTCAAGCGCTTGAAGGGGACTAAGGCCGAATTTGAAGGTGCTAAGCAATTCGCGATCGCGGGTTTGGTTTTGAGCATGTTACAGTGGTTTATCGCATTTATTTCAGTGGGTGGTGAGTGGTTTACCATGTGGCAATCTCCGAGCTGGAATGGGCAGGACGCCGCCTTTCGCATGTTTGCCTGTATCGGCATCGTCATGCTGTTTCTTTATCTGCCCGAGTTCGGGGAAGAGTCAGAAAGCTAGGCACGCGCCATGCATTATCAGGATTGTATTGTTTTTCACGGACCCGAAATGGCTCCGATGCGTTGCGCGTCTTTCCGTGCGGAGGGGGATCGAATCGTTGAGATGGACCTCATTGAGCCGGTGCAGCGCATTGAGCATGGAGCGATTGTGATCATTCCCGGCTTGGTGAATGCGCATACGCACATGGGCGACAGCTTTATTCCAGATGGCGCGACTGGCTTGACCTTGGAAGAGGGCTTCTTTCGGCCAGATGGTTTCAAGTATCGCGAGATTGCGAAGTTGGATCGCGCGTCGCATGTAGACTTTATTAGCGATGCGCTTAGCTACATGGCATGCAGTGGCACGGTGGCGCATTTTGATTTCCGAGAGCAGGGAGCCGAGGGCGCGACACGCTTAAGAGAAGCCAGTGATCGCACGGGTGTGCGTTCAGTCATCCTTGGGCAGTTCGATAGTGTACCTTTTGATCTCGCAGCTTTGACTCGCAATACGGCCGATTTCGATGCTACGGCGATGAATGAGCTACGTGCGCTGTTGGAAGTCGCCGATGGTTTCTCCGAGAGTACCATGAACGACCTGACCGATCCCGCGTGGCAAAGCGTGCGCAATTTAACCCATGCCATGGGCAAAGCGCGTG
The nucleotide sequence above comes from Coraliomargarita algicola. Encoded proteins:
- a CDS encoding cytosine deaminase — its product is MTESILKNARIPRSLSPFPQGESVLVDCDIRIQDGLITAVDPAGSGHASEAASVNDLQGRIVMPGFLDAHVHIDKAFTWDRAPNVRGEFWDAIELLSKDKENWTAEDLYRRGTFALRCAEAHGSVALRTHVDTGLDWGEVSHDAMQTLRQEWAGRIDLQTVSLCGIESYLEPAGRRIAEWTLKHPNALLGGMPQMNPDLDKQLRYFFDLAAEMGVGVDLHVDENGNAEAECLRHIAQIVLEKEFPHPVTCGHVCSLAVQDAERAASTIDLVREAGVQIISLPLCNLYLQGRPTETGHRGTPRWRGVTLLHELHDAGVTTACASDNVRDAFYAWGDFDMFEVFTQSIRIAHLDTKPAAACAMVTSGPAAIMGLSQYGKIAVGMDARMVAFAAKSFNELLSRPNQTRELIGYHSDASSVPAYDEL
- a CDS encoding ABC transporter substrate-binding protein → MFPINKFEFFGAALALSTSLFCSCASSEKSANSPAVASVSELTPVRVQLDWIYNAQFAGLFQAVEQGYYADVGFEVSILPGVGADEIKLGDTREPVFSFGSTESNVLIGKVAEGADAVAIGAMFQDSPMGWMYLKEGPIESFEDLVNVRVGIHADGARVIALLLEQQGVDASGLETFAASYDPQQLLDGKADALQCYYIDEFVKLEQMVGDRAGVFLARDYGYRAYSQVMYTSGLTATEHPQVVADFLAATKRGWEYAFAHQEATIDLILSKYNPKLERDYQIRSLAKVEELMVPEPGALFRPMDPEVLKAGQAHLLKYDLIPEAVDIDALLVQQYLP
- a CDS encoding FAD-binding oxidoreductase — translated: MTIDSTPITSTSVTTENLEALQAILGEDQVITGKKTEKYSKDFYWYSPVLKEMLEDKRAEVALLVKSKEQLKEAVAYLYEHNIPLVVRGGGSGNYGQLIPLYGGAVIDISGMNTIFSVDGVVHAEVGATIRKIEIAAREKGYEMPCMPSTWIISTIGGFLCGGSGGIGSIRNGGIAYKDNVKSVTIMTMEAEPKFIKLEERDAIKALHTYGTTGIMVEVEMRLAQAFPWEQLIFVHDDWQELLDWSYEVACDDSIPKRLVSVFENPISNFFKPLRKHIPADKHTTFFMVDEACAEKVIASAKAAGIEHVFSKPFGSPPKPPFITDYTWNHTTLWAIKADPSITYLQCGFGEDFNGNFKKLKDKYGDEVLIHIEMTLGNSKFRTEKPGVSIGGIPLIRYTTEERLNEIIAFCESIGVAVANPHTYTMEGGGAHPDLSEKQALKDLADPKGLMNPGKMASYKHNPLATAEV
- a CDS encoding DUF2165 family protein, with amino-acid sequence MILIRLSKIALVLSVAFFLFLVVLNNITDYGSNYLFVENVLGMTTVFEGNQLMWRAIDSPAIHTIFYFSIILWEASAMGLCIFGGYQLFKRLKGTKAEFEGAKQFAIAGLVLSMLQWFIAFISVGGEWFTMWQSPSWNGQDAAFRMFACIGIVMLFLYLPEFGEESES
- a CDS encoding cytochrome c yields the protein MNFCGALVCTMLSGGMLSIHLFNRLRRVRAFVFPLLLPSLLVLLLPVSVQAAYVDKADLTGDLIVELASDPAQDFVIQRDALYDMGVKTEAVYIPYLKKTIQCTVLPLAAILDAYPEFDAAFAYCYDGYMSYYTSEFIAEYDPYVVLDLEGNERGDMQLEGTPDMGPFYITFAKQLTAGSEEILDPANKRPFGVYKLKLGSQESLVGPLFEAPFDTMDANAQAGREIWMNNCMSCHSWDPVGPGGNLSNRIVKIVSMHAKYNKQYFHDFVKDPQVTMPDSKMPKHPHYSDETIEQIRQFLTHVPN